In Bos javanicus breed banteng chromosome 27, ARS-OSU_banteng_1.0, whole genome shotgun sequence, the genomic stretch tgttttttggaagagggcaataaaataaaagctgagTGCAGCAGCTTTTTCGGCTTCCCTGTAACCCTTCCGTGTGGTATACATCTTCTCCTTTGCCATCTGGGTATTGGGGTGGAAGGGGCTGAAAGGCTTTTAACCTCCTAGACGTGCAGTGAACTTAATGAATAATTTCTCCAACAATAAAACTAACATATGCTTACTGCTGGGGATAGAACCCTGCAGAAAGGACCCAAAGAAACAGAGCCATGTGGAGAGGGCGCTTCCTCTCCAGCCAAGTTAGTATTGGGCAGAGAAGGCTGCGGAGGGAGAGGGTATGGGGGCACGGAGGACGGGGGATGAGGGTGGTTTGGGGGCCCTGGGGGAGCCCGGACCAGGTCCCCAGCTGCCCCTGTACCTCCCACTCCACTCAATCCCATCACCTTGTCACAGATCCAGGCAGTTCCAGCACAGCTCAGAGCTAGCGGGAGATGGTGCCCCGACCCGAAGCCCCTCAGGGCACAGTGAGCCTCAGAGTTGCCAGGGTTGCCCCAGGAGCCTGCATACCCACTTTCAAGTGGGAGGTGTGCAGTGGGAGGGGTACCCCCGCTGAGCCTTGCCTCCACCTGGGCAGTGAGGTTCATGGGCAGTTGTGGGGAGGAGTTATATTCACTTTCaagttctttaaatttattttatattggtggtGAACCAAGGCCAAGGCTGCCTAACGGAACAAGCCTGAAGTGAGTGCTAATCTGGCCCAGAGGCTGCCATCAGCTCTTGAAGTTTCAGGCCTTGGCCctgcaggggctggggaaggcatGGGGTTGGAGTCCTGTAATCCAGGTTTGACTCCCAACACTTACTAGCCAGTTACCTTGGGCAAAAAACTTGGCTGAGTCggtgggtggctcagacagtaaagaatctgcctgttgtcAACcaagtatccttcaattaaaaagtaaatacatttaaaaaaaaaaaaaaaagaatctgcccgcaatgcgggagaccttggtttgatccctgggttggaaagatcccctggagaagggaatggcaacccactccagtattcttgcctggagaatcccgtgaacagaggttataatccatggggttgcaaagagttggacttgactgaaccattaacatgttcacttttcactttcaagttggGTAATAAGACCCCACCATTGCGCTCCTGCACtgcgcacacacacaaagttgCTGTGAGGTTTAAATGGGCAGTTACACATCCGGCTCTCAGAAGAGGGTGCCACGGACGACAGCCATCGGGGTGATGGTCACTGTTGCCGTCTCCAGGGTTGGGTGGGCAGGCAGTGCCCACACACCTGGACAGCCTTCCACTGAGCTGTAGTTGCCACGAGCATGGGGCTGCCTCCCTGCCAGGCAGTGGCGCCCCGTCCCGGTGGGCTCCTCACTGCCACACAGACAGCCTCTTCACCCGCCCGGACTCACCTTGACCTGCGACTCAGTCATCCCCAGCGAGTACGCCAGCCGCGCCCTCTCGGGGCCAGCCAAGTACTTGGTCTGCTCGAAGGTCTTCTCCAGGGCGAAGATCTGGTGGCCCGTGAAGGTGGGCCGGGTGTGCTTTTTCTTGTGGATGCTGTCGCCCAGGGGGTCCGGAGCTGGGGGGGAGGAAGGAAGTGTGCCCTTACTGCGTTGAGTGTGAGGgagtcccagccctgccctgccctgcctgccccacAGGGTGAGCACCCCTACATAGAAGCTGCTGAGGTTGCGGGGTCATTGGGGCCCCTCTCACCTGAGCAGCCTGCTTCTGCCTTGTCTAGGTGGGCAGGGACCGCAAGGGCACCTGCCCCCAAGCTGTAGCTAACTGCGGCCAGAGGGTGCTTAGAACTGTGTCTCCCCATGGAACATCCTTGCTACTCAGTGATGCCGCCCTACTAAGGGGCAGGAGAAGCCTCCTCTGGGTCTCTGGGATGTCCCTTCAGGTCACCGAGAAACAGATTTGATGCCTCTACCAATGATCAGGACCCCGGGGGCCTGGGAACTCCTCCACTTTCTTGCTCTTGAAAGAGCAAACCGTTTTCCAGGTTTCTGGGAAAACCAGAGCCTTAAGCTCCAAGTGACTGCCTGCTCCCCAGGCCTGGGAGCCATGAGGCTTCCACCCCACCGGAGAGTCTGGAGGCAAGGGCTCAAGAACTGAGTCCTGTGTCATACAGGACTGGAGAGCTTCCTGCCAGCTCTCTGTTTAACGTGTGACAATATATATGCTTCAGTGATACTGTCTCAGACACAGGGCGTTCTGCTCCGTGActacctagaggggtaggatggggtgtggaggtgggagggaggcttaaggggggagattatatatatatatatatatatacacatatatacacacacacacacatacatacttatggctgattcacattgttgtacggcagaaaccaacacaacagtgtaaGGCAGTTaccccccaattaaaaataaattttttaaaatacccaaACAAGcgtgggaggcaggtgggagaagTGACCCCTGCCCATCCAGGGCAGCCTCTCAGGAGCTTggtgtggggagggcaggggaggagagTGTGGATGAGCCCCGGGGAAGCAGAAGGTTCATATGCTGGGCCTCGTTCAGCATCGTCTGACCCCCACATCCCATGTCCTCgggtcacaggtgaggaaaccgaggcagagACAGGAGAGGAGACCCCTGGAGAGACTGTCACTTTGGTCCCCTCCCCTTGAGTGAATCCAGCCCCTGACTCTCAGAtgctttgctgtgtgtgtgtgcttttgggGTTGAAGGGCAGGGTGCAGAGAGGGGGCTGTGTGTGCAAAGGGGGACATGGAGGGGAGGGTAAAGCACCCCCAAACCAGCTGTAAGATAGGCCCCCTGTGGGCCTCATTGTGTTTCAGGCCACAGAGGTGGGAGGCAGGCGTGCTCCAGGCTTTCCTGGGCCGCCCCAAGCCCCCGCTGCAGTGCAGGCCCTCCGAAGGGGGACAGAAGTGGACGCCCCCTCTGCCTCTGCCTAATGCGGCCCGGGGGTGGTTCTGACAGCCACGGTCACCCCCCTGTGCCTCCCGGGGGAGGTCTCCCTGCCTCTGCACGACCCGCCACCTCCCCCAGGCCCCGAATGTCAGCCTGAGGCCCCGACTGTCAGCCTGAGGCCCCGCACCAACTCTCTGAAAGCCACAGTCTGGGGAAGGGTGGGTGAGGGGCCCCCCACCAACAAGGAGGGCCCATTGGGATGGGGCTCAGCAGCGCCTCCTGGAGGCTGGGCGGCCTGGCTGCTGCTGTTGACCTGAACCTACACACCCCCAGGAGGGAACCGGCCCCCCGGGATCGGGGCATGACCCAGGTGGGGTCGGGGTACATTCATGTCCCTGAGTGCTGCTGGGGCGTGGGGGGACTCTGCGAAGGTGATGAGGGGGGAATTCTCTTCACTGGAGTGAAGTGGTGACACGGCTCTGGGTAAGAGAAGTAAGGTGAATAGGACCTTACAAAGGATGGGGTGGGCTGTGTGGTCCTCTCTGGACCCCAGGGTCCCCAGGAAGGCGGCTGGTaaaaggggtgggggcaggggtcaaGATGCCCATCCAGGCAAAGCCAgggcgggagggggaggggagaaccCTACGCCGTCCCGGGTGGAGGGACAGACCCAGGGTCTGCCTCAGGCAGTCCAAAGGCTGCCAGGggaaccccccgcccccacctgcgCCCCCCATGAGCGTCCGCTCCCCCCTCCTCCCGGTACTCACTGCTGCCGCACTGCCGCCCGCCTCGCCAGTCCTGGCCCGCGTCCGCCCAGCAGTTCCGGGTCCGGGTGGGGTATTCGCTCCCCGCCTTGGAGAAGCTCCCCACCTGGGGGCCATAGTAGACCCCCTGGGAGCCGAGGCCACCGAAGCCGGCCACGTGGGGGTAGCCGGGCAGGAGGCTGCTGTTGGGCGCGGCCACGGGCCTGCTCAGGATGTCCGTGATGCCGTGGGGGGTCCCGGCCGGCAGCTGGGGACCCAAGCCCGGGGGGCTGAGCTTGTAGAAGGAGTTCTGCATGGAGTACTGGCACACAGGTGCCTTCATCTCCGAGAACTGGGCCAGCGGTGTGTTGTTCAGCAGGAAGGGGCCCTGCAGGTTGGACTCCATGGCCCCCCCACAGCAGGCCAAGGGGAGGCCGGAACCCCAAATCCGGGTTCCTAGAGCCCCTGAGGTCCAGCCCAGAACCCCATGGCAGCTCCCGAGGGTCAAATCGGCTCAAGCCCCGGGCCGGCCTCACCCCGAGGTGTCCAGCCCAGTCCTTGTCCGGGTCCCCGACCACGTCAGACACGGGAAGTCAGGTGTCCCCAGGCAGGTGccagcccccaccccttccccagcaCCCCTGCTGTCTCCCCCTGCCTGGGGAGAGGCGGCTCCCCACGCCTCAGCTCAGGCCCCTTCTCTGCCTCAGAGTCTGGGGACCCTCCATGAGAAGTTTCCAGTTCAGAGAAGCAACATTTCCCTGATAAAGATGGGGCCCATTAGAATACAGACCCGAGACTGGCTGAGCTGCCGGAGTCGCCTCGCCATTGGTGGAAACCCTCTCGGGCCTCACATTGGCTTTTCCTAGACAAATTGCACTTTGAAAGATTGACTGTAAAAtcaacctctgtgtgtgtgtgtgtgtgtgtgtgtgtgtgtgtatgtgacagagagagagagagagagagagacagaaagagaaagagtgagCACTTAGGAACCTCTGTTCATTCCGAGAAGGTCTACCCACTCCTGGTTCAAGTGAGCATCTAGGAAAAAGTGGGTATCTGGGGGGCTGCCTCTGGGACAGCTGGAGGGCACAGCTCCTCCCTTGTGGTCTCGGGAGATGCTACCCTGAGGTGCCCAGGCCGCTTTCTGAGCAGATGCCCAGGCTTCTTGGGAGAGTGTACAGAGTGGACACGGAGGCTTGCCCCTCCTTCTCCGTGCTGGGATGGGTAAGTGGGGAGGCTGGGCTTTGGGGCCTGAGAGCCTGAGGTGGGAGCCTGCCAGGCAGGCTGGGCCGGGGGTGGGAGTGGGACCCCTCTGAGGGTTCTGGCTGGGTGCTCCCCAGGCTCTGGCTCCACCTCTGGCTCTCCCTGATCCCCTCTGTCCTCCCTTCCGCCTCCAAGGACTTATTTGTGCTTCTGCCATGTTCTGCCTGGCTTGGCACCTGGGTTGGATGGGTTGATGGCTTGAGATggccattgattcagtgatgggTGCCTGTGCCAGCTTTTggttggtgctcagtaaatatttgatgggTGAGACGAGATTGAATCACAGGGCACccatatgcctttttttttttttcctaataaatttTTACAACATACAAGGCTCCACCAGGGCCGCTTTCTTGTTTTACAAATAGGGAAAACACAGTAAGTAACTTGAATCATTTCTGCATGAAACAGCATAGTTTCctgcagtttatttttctttctttctttttttaataattaaatttgtttatttttaatcgatggataattgctctacaatattgtgctgcagcgttagtcgcttagtcgtgtacaactctttgttaccccatggactgtagcccatcagggtcctctgtccatggaattctccaggcaagaatactggagtgggttgccatttccttctccagggacaatattgtgctggtttttgcCAAACGCCAacatcagtcataggtatacctacgtcccttccctcttgaacctctcttccACTCTCTCCCCGTCTGTAGTTTCTTTTGAAATGCCCATCAGCATGTCACTGGTTTGGACATGCAACACGACAGGGAACATAGTGGCTGCCAGACAGATGGACTTGTGTCTCTTCTCTGCCTGGCAGTCCCAGAGCCCTTTCTTTCTGGCCCACGGTCGCCCTTTGCCAGGCAGAGACGAGCCTGCTCCTGGGTTTTCAGCAGGAGGCCCAGGGCCCAGGTTGTAAGAATGGCTCCCCTTTCACAGAGAGCCGGTTCTGCCCACACTTCTGTTATCTGCTCAGGCTAGAACTGGGTGTGACCCTGTCATGCAAGTGACTCAGGTTAAACACAAAAAAGACCTCACAAAGGCTGTGGACcttgtttttctggaagtttggATTAAACACAAGAGAAAAGGTTTTTTTATCCATCTGAATTGGCTGGGCTACAAAGCTGTCCATCACCACCCTTTGGGAAGCCATATTCCAGTTCCCCACGTGGCTGCCAGAACCCACCCTGGCAGTTGTGATTCTGAACCTGTGTCTTAAAATCCCTCTGGGTGATGGTGGTGCACAGCACGGTTGGCCGCTTGGCCTGGATACTGAGAGAGACGCTTCAGAATCAGGCTGAGGCTGGGGGCACTCCTAAGACCCTATGACTGTGACTTGGCTCCCCCACCAATGATGCAAACTTAGGAGGAGAAGCCAGAGtaaataatttcttatttcaCTCCAAGGTCGACAAGGGCATTTGTGTTCAGTGATCCCAGGATGACAGACTGAAGAGACTTTACTACTTGCTTGATCCCTTCCTCCATttgatggatgagaaaactgaggccagctTGGTGGCTAGCCTTGCAGGAAGTGTTAGGAAATCAGAGCCATTTTGTTGGAAGTTCTTGAACTTTGGCACTGAGTGCAAGGATGAGGCACCTTCACAGGGAGCGCTGGGGGTCTCCCTGAAATGTATGCCTGCTGTGGGCTTACCCACCTACCTTGCTCTTTGTGGTTCCCTCTGCCCcctccacggagaaggcaatggcaccccactccagtactcttgcctggaaaattccacggatggaggagcctggtgggctgcagtccatggggtcactaagagttggacacgactgagcgacttcactttcacttttcacttgcatgcattggagaaggaaatggcaacccactccagtgttcttgcctggagaatcccagggacaggggagcctgctgggctgccgtctatggggtcgtgcagagtcggacatgactgaagcgacttagcaacagcagcagcagctgcccccTCCAAACATCTTGGATTTGCCCCCATCACATGGTCCTTATGGGGTGGGACAGCAATGTGCTCTACCATCTGGGGGGTGAGGGGCCTCTCCCAGAATGGGTGGTCCTGATTAAGGGGCTGCCCATGTTCCCAGAAGGTGGGCAGGTGGGGTGAAAGCCTTCCTGCAGACTGATCACCCCCAGACTCCTCCAGCCccgctcccccccacccccaactccctaAAGATGAGCCGGAAGGAGAGAGGGCGCCTGTGCCATGAATcgatttctttattaattttgacATTTGTTCAGCTGGTGTAGGGAGAATGGTCTATACATCAGAGAAGGATGGGTAGGGGGGAAATTTCCTCCAGAGAACAGAGCCGTGTGGGAGAGTCAAGAAAAGAATCATTttcataacaatttaaaaaaatcaaggtaaTTTCAAAACTTCTAAAAAGCGTCTAAGGTGCAGACTGCAGCATTCTCTAGGCATCGTGTGGCGACCCCAAACCCCTCCCCTACAAGCTCCTACTAGCAGCGACGCGGCATGCCGCCGAGGGCCGGGGCCGGCGGGCCAAGCAGCCAAGCCAGACAGAGCGAGGGGCCAAAGCGCAGCCGGGGCCGGGGCTCTACGGGGGCTACCGGGTCGGGGCGCCGGGGCAAGGCGGGGCCGATGGCGGCGGGAGGCGGCCCTGCACCTGTCTTCCTTGGCCTTCAGCGAGTCCAGCCGGCCGGGGGcgctggaggggtggggggcgccGGGGCCGGGCGACGGGTCAGGCTGGCGGCGGCGAGGATGCTCTGCGCGCCGCCCCGCGCGCTGGGGGGGGCTCCCTCTCCCCGCGCGCCCCTTGGAGGCCTGGCCGACCCCGACCCCGCCTGGACCCACGGGAACACGTGTGCTCTGGGGCCGGCCGGGGCCGGGggcgctggggggtgggggtcgcGCTCTGCCGTCGAGGGAGCTTCTGTGCTACTTGGAAGGTTCGGATGTGTTCGGAGGACACCTCGGCAGAGCGGCGGGGAGGACGGGGGCCGGACATCCACACACAGTGTGGCCCTTGGGCGGGCGAGAAGAGCCTGCAGTCTCTCTCCGGGCCTGGAGGGCGCCGCGGGGCGGGCGCGTTGTGCTGATTCGGGCCTCCCTCTGccgggggtcggggtggggggctcTGGTGTAACTTTAAGGCTCTTCCCTGATGGCACCGAGGCGAGGAACTTCGTCTCCTTCCTGCCCTGACGGCGGGGGCGCCCTGGGCCGGGAGGGTCTCCTTCCTGGCTGGGGCCTCCAGGTGGTCAGCCATCTGTCCCCCTGTGCTCCGCCCGCGCCCCCTGCTCTGCGTCTCCaggaggcggggggcggggggcgggggcaccTTGACTGCCCAGCCCaggccaccccccccccccccgccccatcccacaGGCTGCCTGGACTTACAGCACCAAGTTCGCTCCGGGAGACCTCGGGTGGCCTAAGAACTGGGCAGGTCCGTATTCGCTAGCCCTatgcccttccttcctctcttactGAAAGACAGGCTGTGGAGTTCCTTCTCCCGCAGCCTGGAGAAGTCCTCAGGAGCTGAGCTGTTTGTGAGTGCTCTGTACATACTGCTAAAGTGTTTCTATTGGTTTGCATAGTATTTATTGTTTTCATATACACAAGGCTTGATTACTGTACAGTTTACACTTTGAACACAGACTAGGATATAAGTG encodes the following:
- the NKX6-3 gene encoding homeobox protein Nkx-6.3, whose amino-acid sequence is MESNLQGPFLLNNTPLAQFSEMKAPVCQYSMQNSFYKLSPPGLGPQLPAGTPHGITDILSRPVAAPNSSLLPGYPHVAGFGGLGSQGVYYGPQVGSFSKAGSEYPTRTRNCWADAGQDWRGGRQCGSTPDPLGDSIHKKKHTRPTFTGHQIFALEKTFEQTKYLAGPERARLAYSLGMTESQVKVWFQNRRTKWRKKSALEPSSSTPRAPGSAGAGGERAASETEDDEYNKPLDPDSDDEKIRLLLRKHRAAFSVLGLGAHGV